A region of Candidatus Bathyarchaeia archaeon DNA encodes the following proteins:
- a CDS encoding translation initiation factor eIF-1A: MGKKKVLSEEVLREMVLPAEGQVLGTVLQMLGYDRLLVKCDDGHTRVCRIRGKMKRRVWIKVGDTVLVAPWDFQPESRGDILWRYTDSQAKMLKEKRLTGSEM, encoded by the coding sequence ATGGGTAAGAAGAAGGTGTTAAGCGAAGAAGTCTTAAGGGAAATGGTGTTGCCAGCGGAGGGACAGGTCCTGGGCACCGTACTTCAGATGCTGGGCTACGATAGGCTGCTCGTCAAATGCGATGATGGGCATACAAGGGTGTGCAGGATCAGGGGGAAGATGAAGAGACGAGTTTGGATTAAGGTCGGGGACACGGTGCTCGTGGCCCCATGGGACTTCCAACCTGAATCCAGAGGAGACATTTTGTGGAGGTATACGGACAGTCAAGCTAAAATGTTGAAGGAGAAACGCCTCACGGGGAGTGAG